Genomic DNA from Bacillota bacterium:
GGCATCAATATAGGGACGGGAGTAGAGGGTAATATAAGGTAGCAGTTCTGAGAGAACCTCCTGGGCCGCGTAAGCAGCTTCCATTGCCTCGTCATAGTTAGCTGCGTAATACAGCTCTTCCAAAGCGGCATCCAACTTAGGATCGCGGATACCAGGGGTGTTGTTGCCCCGCTCTACATCGAAGTTGGAGTGAAACAGGGTGTACAGATCGACCGGGTCACGGCCCAGACCCCATGCCAAGCAGTAGGTGTCGAAATCAAATACGTCGATACGTTCCAGAATAATGTTAAAGTCCATAGGAACGTGCTTCGCCGGGATACCAATGGCCCGTGCCTCGTTGCAAATCAGCTCGCCGATCTGGGCGGAGGTTGGGGCAATATCAAAGGTTGGGGTTAGGAATTCGATCTCTTCCATGGGCTCACCGGTGCGTGGATCGATCCGCACGCCGCGGGGTCCCATGACATAACCGGCTGCGTCGAGGATTTCCGCAGCTTTCCTTGGGCTATACTCATAGTGTGCCGCCTGTGGATTGTGGAAGGGGGAGGATGGGGGCACGAAGGCCTCTAGGGGCAGCATGTACCCGGAGAACAGGGTGTTGATGATCCGGTCCCGATCCACGAGATGGGCGATGGCTTGACGTACGGCAACGTCATCCAGGGGAGCCCTCCGCATGTTCAAGGCAGTGTAGAACATATGGAAGCCCAGATCAAAGGTCAATTCGATGTTCGGATCAGCGAAAAGGGTGTCGATGGTTTCGGGCGTGGTCAGACCGGGGTAGATATGGATCTCGCCCAGCTGTAGTGCCCGCAACCGTGCTTCATTATCAGTAATGATAATGAAGTACAGCTCGTCCGCCTGTGGGCCCTTTGGTAAGTCGGCCGCAGCGGTCAGTGCCGATGTTAAGAGCAGCACTGAGACTAGTGTGACGATGAGTGCTTTGAGTGTACGCATCTGAATACCTCCTATTTACAACATTTGGGTTAGCCCCAGTTAGTTATTATACAGTATTCTACGGTTTTGCTCCGAATCCTTCTACTACTAGTATCATGGAAATAGAACCCATCCCGGATGGAAGCAGGGATCGGCAGGCAAAGCCTTTACTAAAGCTCCTTTGCAGTTCAGTGTATAAAAATAAAAAATATACAGGCCCAAGTAGAGAGTATATATGGTTAATCCCCGGGGGTCAAGGGTATTGTTTAAAGTTCTTTCAAAGTATCCTATGTCGGTGTGAGGAGAGATCGTTAATTGTTGTATCTGGGTAGTCATAGGGACGAAACCGGCTTCCTGAACGGTATGAGGGGACGATATCGAAAGCCTACAACCAATTGTCAATATCCGTCATTTTCCTTCGACCGCAGGGACGAGTTCCACGGAAAACCATTGGCGGAGGGACGTAATTGGTCACAAAATGGCACAGGATTAGACGAATAATTATACACCACTAATGCAAGCGCCTGGGGGAAATCCGAAGAAATCCCTCTTTATGAGGAACGTAACGGTTAATGTCGGAATGTAGGGAATCTAGTTCTGCGGATGTCGACAAACAAACAGACCTTCTTTGTGTTAGGCTTAGCATGGTAACTTGTCCGGCTTATCAGTTAAGGAGCGAAAGGTGTTGATGTTGGTGATGATCGAACAATCCGACGCGAGTACCTACTGTATGCCCTTAAGTGCAAAGGCCCATGTTTCCAGCAGGCCGAAGAGACTGCCTCTGGGCAACTTGCTCACGGTGTTATCCGCCCTGTTTGCCTTCGACAAGTTGCCCTACTATATCCTAGTGGCCCTGTTAACCCAGGTGGAGTTGACCAGTGGCCTACACCCCTTGGGGATCGGTTTTGCCGCGGCATGTCTGTTGTTACGGGATCCGGCGTTGAACCTAGGGATGATGGGTTGGCTTGCCGCAGGAGTTGCCTTTGGGAATATGAGAGTGCTGCCCGTCTACCTTATTCTTTACACCCTTTTTTGGATCTTTGCTGTGGTCCTCAAAGCCAATTGGAAGGACAAAATGGGCCAATATGCCTTTGCGGTTGGGGTGACGGTCACCATGCTCCAGGGAATCCCCCCCCTGGCTGGGGGGTCCCCACCCTACGTTATCCTTTCAGTGGTTATCCATGGCCTTTTGACAGGGGTCTCTTGCCTTTTGTTCGTACCCGGTGTGGCGGCCATTAAGACCAGGTCTTTACCCTTCGGTGTCCAGGAGTTTATCAGCTTACTTCTAATCGGTTTGGGTGCCCTCATGGGAATTGGAAACCTTCAGGTGTTTGGGGTGGCCTTAGTCTATGTAATCAGTGGACTGGCTATCCTCACCGCCGGCTATATCGGGGGACCCGGTGCCGCGGCGGTCTTGGGCACCACCATTGGTGTGGGACTGATGTTGCCTTTGGCCGGACCGCCGTTGCTTTTAGCTTCTCTGGGCTTTCCCGGCACCGTGGCTGGGGTCTTTCGCCATAAGGCCCGGGGGTGGATGGTTTTCGGATTCTTGGTCAGCCAACTGCTTCTTTACCTTTCTTTAGCGCCTACTTTGGTGGGGGAGATGGGAGCCACCCTGCTGGCAGCCCTCCTTTTCCTGATAATTCCTCAACAGGTCCTACATAAACTCCAACGCTTCCTACCGGTGCAGTACCAGCAGGCTAACGTCCAAGAGGTGGCCTCGGCCCTGCAGGATTCCTTCGCGGACAAGCTTAGTGGTATGTCCCGGGTCTTTGAGGAACTGGCGAGCACCTTCGGGGACGATAAGACCCCCGAGGAAAGCCGGCACTCCCAACTTAACCGGGCCTGCGAGTATATTTCCGAAAAGGCCTGTGCCTCCTGTGTTAGTTATCGCAAATGTTGGGAGGAAAACTTCTATCAGACCTACTGGGATTTGGTGGAATTGCTAGCTTCGGTGGAGCACAGACGAAACCTTTCCACCAGGGATCTGCCGCCGCGTTTTCAGAAGTATTGTCTGCATGCCCATCGCCTGACCGCCACTTTGCGGGAGGCGGCCGAACGGTTGCGGATCAACAACTACTGGGGTCAGCGGGTTAGTGAGAGCCGGGGTATCGTCCGCCGACAACTGGCGGGGGTTTCCCAGCTCATTAAGGGAGTGGCGGCGCAGTTTGAGATCGGTCTGTGTGAAGACTTGGGACTGCAGCAGATCTTGAAGGAACAATTCACCGTGCATGAACTTTTTCCCGCGGAAGTTCTGATCACCGACGAAGGGGGCGTCCGCAGGGTCACTATAGAACGGCAACGACTCTGCCATGGCGCCCAGTTTTGCAGCAACCGCATCCCGGCCTTGATGGACCAGGTGTTGGGAGAATCCTATTCGGTTTGGCAACGCTTTTGTAGCAGCGAGGGCCGGTGCCGATGTGTTTTTCTTCCGGAGCGCAAGTTTAACCTGGAGACCGTGGCTTTGAATGTACCCAAGGACACGGTCAGTGGCGATGAATGGACCAAGCTGATGCTGCCCAATGGGAAAATTGCGCTGCTGATCAGTGACGGCATGGGAATTGGGCCTGAGGCGGCCAAAGAAAGCCAGGCCACGGTGTCGATGCTGGAGAGAATGCTGGAAAACGGCTTTGACGTGCAGTTCGCCCTGCAGACGGTTAATTCGGTTTTACTGTTGCGCTCGGTGAAGGAGACCTTTGCCACCATCGATCTGGCCTTGGTGGACATGTATACGGGGCTGGTGGATTTCATCAAGATCGGTTCTACCCCCAGTTTCATCGTGCGCCCCGATGAAGTTGAGATCGTCCGGGCCAACTCCCTTCCGGTGGGGATTTTCCCCGAGATCGAGATCCAAAGTCAAACCCGGCGTCTAGAACATGGGGATATCCTGGTCATGATTACCGACGGGGCCATCGATCAGCAAAGCGAGCTGTTGGAGTCGGAGCAGTGGATTGCCGAGCTTCTCGCCCGGATCAAGACCGATGATCCTGGGAAGATCGCGCGCCGAGTGCTAGACGAGCTGCGCCAGGTGGTGGGGGAGCAATTACCCGATGATGTGACCATTGTGGTAACCCGAATCACGAGGGCCACACCGAATCACCAGTTCTATAATAATGAAGAGATTCCCCTGTACGTGCGGGTAGGTCAATAGGTGCTTCGCCTGTGCTATAATAACCTTACCTAAGCTTGGTGGGGTGTCCTATGGACCTATTGGAACAGTGCAGGGAGACAATTCGTCGGTATCAAATGTTGCAACCACAGGATCGGGTGATTGTGGCGGTGTCCGGGGGCCCCGATTCTGTGGTCTTGCTCCACGTATTGCTTCGCTTTCGTTCGGAATACGGTTTGACCTTGCATGTGGCCCATCTGCATCATTGTCTGCGGCCCGAGGCCACGGAGGAAATGGAATATGTGCGGAGCCTGGCCGGAGAATGGGGGCTACCATTTCATTACCGGATTGTGGATGTGGCGAGACTGGCCAGGGAGAACCGGGAGTCGGTGGAGGAAGCGGGTCGGCGGGCCCGTTATACCCTTTTTCGGGAGTTAACCGAAGAATTGCAGGCCCAGCGCGTGGCCCTAGGCCATCATGCCGATGATCAGGCGGAAACGGTACTCATCAACCTGCTGCGGGGCACGGGCCCTTTGGGCCTGGCGGGAATTCCCCCGGTCCGCGGTCCGTATATCCGCCCTTTGCTCCATTGTTCCCGGGAAGAGATCCTTGCCTATGCCCGGGAACACAAGCTTACCTATTATGAAGATGTCACCAACCGGCAACCCATCTACCTTCGAAACAGGATTCGTCAAGAGCTGTTACCCCTCTTGGAAACCTACAATCCTCGGATCCGTGGGACCCTTGCTCAACTGGCTAGCATCACCTATTTTGAAGGCCAGGTTATGGAATCCCTAGCGGCAAAGTATTACCGTAAACTTAAGATGTCCTCATCAGGTGGTGGGCCAAAGGAGGTCTCTCTGTTCGTCCAGGAGCTGCTTGCGCTGCCCCTGGCTCTGCAAAGACGCCTGGTGCGGCAGGCTTACGGAGAGGTCACCGGTCACCTGCGGGGCCTTACCTTTGACCATGTGGAGCAGCTCTTGCAAAGCTTAGGAGAGAAACTATGCCTTGATTGGCCCCAGGGCTGCCGGGTGATAAGCGACGGCTCTCTTCTTACCCTAAGGGAACAGACGACAGAAAGCGTACCTTCTGCCCTGGCGGTTTTTCCCCTACCTTGTCCCGGCGAGTGTCATCTGCCCATGGGTTTGTACCTATCGGCGAAGATTGTGGACCAAGGGCCCACAACCTTTGAACGAGGGTCGGCGGGCTTTGCCCCTTTGGTCACTTACTTGCAGACCGGACAGGGCTCTGTGGATTTTGTGGAGTATATCGATCTTGCACGGTGCAAAGGTCCGCTCTATGTTCGCGGTCGGCGGGCGGGGGATCGGGTGCGGTTGTTGGGCAGTCCCGGCACCCGCAAACTCAAGGATATCTTTATTGACGCGAAGATCCCCAACGAAGTGCGAGATCTGTTTCCCTTGGTCTGCGATGGGGAAGGGATCCTGTGGGTGCCGGGATTTACCATCGCGGATCGGGTCAAGATAACCCGTAATACTGCCCAGGTTTTGCAGCTTCGTCTTAAGCACCAGGTTCATGGTTGAGACAACGTATTCGGGGTCTACCGCGGTTTTCGCTTCCCAACTTCACTGTTTACCCCCAAAGGACTTCAAATTGTAATCACTTAACCCCTATGATATAATAGCTGGGAATAAGGAGAAATGTGTTCCTCCTTCACCCATTGTGCCGGTGTTATCACCGAAGGGAGGGTATTTTTTGAATAGGTTTCTAAGAGGTTTGAGCGTATACCTCTTAATTGCGATTGTAGCCGTCTTCATGGTGAATATGTTCTACAGCGATCCTACCACCGTGCGCGAGGTAGGGTATAGCGAGTTTCTGGACTATGCGGCTGCGGGACAAATCGAATCGGCCCGGGTAATTGGCAGTCAACGGGTCGAAGGAAAGCTGTGGGATGGTTCCGTGATTTTTGCGGAGATTCCCTATGGTACTCAGAATCTGGCGGACAGACTCTATGAATTGGGAATCAGTGTCAGTGCTGAACCGGAAAAGGACCGGGCGTGGTGGTGGTCCTTGTTGCCCACGGTCTTCACCATCGTAGTGGTCGTGGTGCTTTGGATTTTCTTGATTAACCAGATGCAAGGTAGCGGCAACAAGGCCATGTCCTTTGGGAAAAGTCGGGCGAGAATGTATTCGGAAGAAAAAAGCCGCGTTACCTTTGATGATGTGGCTGGCTTGGATGAGGCCAAGCAGGAATTGATGGAGATAGTTGAGTTTTTGAAGCACCCGAAGAAGTTTGTGGAGCTGGGGGCGAAGATCCCCAAGGGTGTGCTGTTGGTTGGTCCCCCTGGCACGGGGAAAACCTTGTTGGCTCGGGCGGTGGCCCGAGAAGCGGGGGTACCCTTCTTCAGTATTAGTGGTTCAGATTTCGTAGAGATGTTCGTTGGTGTGGGCGCCGCCCGGGTGCGGGATCTTTTTGATAACGCCAAGAAAAACAGTCCCTGTATCGTGTTCATCGACGAATTGGATGCGGTGGGCCGGCAGCGGGGAACGGGGCTTGGTGGGGGCCATGATGAGCGGGAGCAGACCCTCAACCAGCTGTTGGTGGAGATGGACGGTTTTGAGTCCAACACAGGGATTATTGTGATGGCCGCAACTAACCGTCCAGATGTGTTGGATCCTGCCTTGTTGCGCCCAGGACGTTTCGACCGCCGCGTGGTGGCGGATGTTCCCGATGTGCGCGGTCGGGAAGAGATCTTGAAGATTCATGCCCGGGGTAAGCCCATGGGCAAAGATGTCGATCTGCGGGTTCTGGCTAAGCGGACGCCCTATTTCTCCGGCGCGGATCTGGCTAATCTGATGAACGAAGCTGCCATTTTGGCCGCCCGTAAGGGTCAGCGGGTCGTTACCATGGCCGAATGTGAAGAGGCCATTGACCGTGTGCTGATGGGGCCGGAACATCGCAAACGGGTTCTCAGTGACAAGGACAAGCTGGTTTTTGCTTATCACGAGGCTGGTCATGCATTACTGGCCCATTACTTGCCCCATGCAGACCCTGTCTACAAAGTAACCATTATAGGACGGGGACGAACCGGTGGGCATACGGCTACTTTGCCGGTGGAGGAACGCTACGTCACCACCAAGTCGGAACTGCTAGATGAATTGGCGGTTCTTTTGGGGGGCCGGGCTGCGGAGGAATTGGCCTTCGACGGTGAGGTCAGTACCGGAGCCCAGAATGACCTGGAACGGGTTACGAAGTTGGCACGTAAGATGGTTACTGAGTGGGGTATGAGTGAGACCCTAGGCCCGTTGACCTTCGGACGTCGGGATGAGACCCAGGTGTTCCTAGGCCGAGACCTTGGTCGGGATCGGGACTACAGTGAGAGTGTGGCAGCGCAAATCGACCGGGAAGTCAGAACCTTTGTGGAAGGAGCCCATAAGCAGGCTACTGAGGTTTTGGCGCAGCACCGGGAAGAACTAGATAAAGTGGTGGAGGCCCTGCTAGAGCGGGAGACCCTCAACCGGCACGAGTTCGAATTGGCCTTGAAGTATGGTGCCAATATACCGGAGGAGGAACTGCAAAAGCGCTCTGCGGAAGAAAAGGAAAGCGCGCCCGAAGTGACGACCAAGGCCACCGGGGATTCTAAGGACGACACGCCTGTCCTGCAAAGAAAGCACTCCCCGGCGGTGGAGGCAGAATAGAGCATAACAGACAGGATATGGGGAAGAATAGTCCTGCTGGGACTACACTTCAAGGAGGAGTAGCATGGCCAGCGATCGAATCAGGCTGAACAACATGGTGTTTTACGGCTATCACGGTGCCTTTTCGGCCGAAAAGGAGCTAGGGCAAAGGGTCGAGGTTGACCTGGAACTGGTCTTGGATCTGGCGACCACCGGCAAAACCGATGATCCCGAATTGTCGGTGAATTACGTGGATATTTACACCATTGTTAAGGATTTAGTGGAAGAAGGAGACTTCAACCTATTGGAGGCCTTAGCGGAGAGTATCGCCGACGCTGTGTTCGACGCTTTTGGCATTGACGAGGTCGTGGTCAGAGTGCGCAAGCCCCAGCCTCCGGTGGGAGGTCTGATGGCTTCCGTTGAAGTGGAGATCGTCCGCAGGCCAGCAGCAGGATTCTAGGATTTCTCCCCATTGTTGACTTTGTGTTTTGCGAATTAAGCCCATGGGTATCAGCCCATGGGCTTAATTAGTCTACGCATAGGTCGCATCGGACCACCTATGGTAGAGCTTCGTCCTCTTGTCTATGGCCTGTATGTAGATTACGTAGACCTTTCCCTTCTTCCTTTAGGGGCATGCAAATATGGGTGGGATAGGTCTAATGTCTGTGGAAAAAGAAGAAGCCTGCGGGAGGAAGGCTTCTCCCGCAGGCCAAGGATTACTGGGCTTCTTCCAGGGTGACCGTGACCAGCATGGGAGTACCCTGGCGTTCAATAACCAGAATAACTTTATCCCCCGGCCGCTTCTTGGCGATATAGTTCACCACATCGTCGTGGGAGGTGATGGGTGTATCATCGATGCGACGGATCACATCGTACACCTTTAGACCTGCCTTGTCCGCAGGGCTGTTGCGGAACACCGTGGCGATGACGGCTCCTTCCGTGACATCGGTCCCCAGCCAATTGGCAATGTCCTGGGTTAAGGAGGCTACTTGTATCCCTAGCCAGGCCCTGGTGACCTTTCCTTCGTTAATCAGCATGTCGAGAACGTCCTTAGCCGTATTGATGGGGATGGCAAAGCCGATCCCTTGGGCCGTACTATGAATTGCGGTGTTAATCCCGATGACTTCACCCCACACGTTGATCAAAGGTCCACCACTGTTTCCGGGGTTGATGGAGGCATCGGTCTGCATCAATTCCCGGTAAGTGCGGGTCTGGTTGGTATCGGAATCCTGAATCTGGATGCTCCGTCCCTTGGCACTGATTACTCCCACGGTGAGGGTGTGGTCAAAGACCTCCCCGTAGGGATTGCCAATGGCGATTACCCAGTCTCCCTGACGGGTGGCGGAGGAGTCGCCCAAAGGGATGGTGGGGAGCTTATCCAGTTCCTTTGGCTTTTCGATCTTCAGTACCGCTAGATCCAACGTCCAGTCGGAACCGACGAGTTCCGCTGGGATCTCCCCTTTAAACTCGGGGGTGGACAAGGTCACCGTAATCTTCTGGTTGTCTCCCTTGTTTCCCACCACGTGCTGATTGGTGAGGATATATCCCTCCTCATTGATGATGAACCCCGTTCCTAGGCGCGGTTGCCGCTGGGGATTCTGCTGGGGTATGGAGAAGAAGGGAAACCAGAACTGGTCGTAGATGCTCCACTGGGGTTCCTCCCGGGGAAACTCTACACTGATATATACCACAGCAGGACTGACGCGTTCGGCAATATTGGCGAAGGTATCGCTCCACAGCGGAATACCGGCTCGGTCAGTATCTGCCGACTGCTCGGAAGCAGCATGGGAGACATCATTGCGACCGTATTCGGCCAACAGTGGTTCTCTGACCAAAACAGAGAATGCCAGGCCACCTAGTAGAAAGGATACTAACGCGATGACGAGAAAAGAAGATTTTCGTGTCTGCATTGAGATTTCCTCCTTTAACGTTGAAAAGAAGGTAGGTGGGTCCTTGATGTCTAAAAATAATTATAATACAAAAAAACGAATCCTGCAAAATACATTGCTCCATGGGAGTGACCATATGAAGGAAAGACTGTTGGAGTACCTGGAGGCCCAGGAGGGCGGCTACGTTAGTGGCGCCGCTCTTTGTGACCAGCTGGGTATCACCCGCAGTGCCATTTGGAAATGGGTTGAGCAGCTGCGTAAAGATGGTTACAAGATAGAGGCTGTATCTAGCCGAGGTTACCGCCTCGTGGAAAAACCCGATCGGTTGTATCCTTGGGAGGTGGGCCGGGGACTGGGGACGGAGATCATCGGTACCCGGTTCCACTATGAACCGGTCCTCGATTCTACCAATACCAAATGTAAGAAATTGGCCCGGGATGGTGCCCCGGAAGGCCTGGTGGTGTTGACGGAAGAGCAACGGGCAGGGAGGGGGCGGCGGGGCAGGAACTGGGTCTCTCCTCCCTATCTGGGGATTTACTGTTCTGTGTTGCTAAGACCCCAAATCCCCCTGCAGCAAGTAGCCCAAATGTCTTTGATGACCGCGGTGGCCCTCCAGGCAGAAATCGAGGGCAGTACCATCAAGTGGCCCAATGATCTTTTGATTGGAGACCGAAAGCTTGGTGGGATCCTGGTGGAGGTCGATGCGGAGCCGGATTTGGTGAAAGCGGTCATTGTGGGCTTTGGTATCAATGTCAACCAGGAACAGGACCAACTGCTGCTGGACTTACAAAAAACAGCCACTAGCTTACGCATCAGTCACCAAAGATCCTTTGCCCGCGTAGCCCTTTTGCAGCGGTTGCTGTTGAGTCTGGAAAGAACATACAAAGGCTTTCTAAGCGAGGGTTTCGGTCCCATTCTGCAACGATGCAAGGCGGTTTGTTCCACTCTCAAGCGGGAAGTGGTGGTCTATAAACCCGGTGGCGACATCCTGCAGGGAACGGCCCTGGATATCGCCGCGGATGGGGCCCTCGTTGTCCAGAGCACCACCGGCGGACTTGTGCCTGTATACGCGGGTGAGGTGAGTGTGCGCACCCAGAATCAGGCCTTTCTGGAATAAGAAGTCATACTTGAGAATTATAGGAAATTATCTTATTATAGTAAGGAGAGCATTAAGAGTTTCCTTGGGGGATAGGCTATGGATTCAGTTCGTTATGTGAAGATTACCTCGAAACGACAATTCACCATTCCGAAGGACTTCCACGAGGCTTTGGGATTTGGTGTCAATGCCTGTTGTTACATCGAAGGTGGTCGGCTGATCATTGAGCCCGTGAGGACTGCCAGTGCCTATCGCGGGATCATCGAAGACTTGATCAGGGAGCTAGAGGCCGAAGGTTACTCTGGGGATCAGCTACTTAAGAAGCTAGAAGAGCGGAAGCGGATGGTCGATGAAGCCTTCGTGGAAGCCCTCGCCGAGACCAAGGACCAAGCCGCCGCGGCCAAAGCGGAAGCGGAATCCGAGGAGATTCTCACCCCTTGGGACGAAGATGAATTTGATATCGAACTGTAACTACCTTGAAGAGCGCGGCCTCTTCAAGGTATATCAATCAACTCCAAGGTGTCCACGCATTGGTCGATGAGCCCTGCCCAGTCTACTCCTGCCTCGGCCTTTTCCGCGTCTAGAATGCTGGGTTTTGTGCTGGGATGCTTGGGTACAAAGACGGTACAGCAGTCCTCATAGGGGAGGATGGAGATGTTGTAGGTCCCGATTTCCTGGGCTTTGGTGATGATCTCATGCTTATCATAGGTGACCAAAGGACGGATAATCTGCATCGGAATTGCCGAACCAATGGTGTGCATGCTCTCTAGGGTTTGACTGGCCACCTGTCCAATGCTTTCACCGGTGATGAGTACTAGGGCTTTGATCCTTTCCGCCAGGCGATGGGCGATCCGCATCATCATGCGTCGCATGATAGTCACCCGCAGGGCCGGAGGACAATGGACGTGGATGGCCTTCTGGATTTCAGTGAAGTGGGCGATCCACAGCCGCATCCCGTGGTTATAGGGTGCGAGGGCATTGGCCAGTTGGACCACCTTTTCCTTGGACTGTTCCCCGGTGAAGGGGAAACTATGAAAATGGAGAGCCTCCACCTTCACACCCCTTTTCATGGCCAGCCAGCCGGCCACGGGACTGTCGATGCCGCCGGACAGAAGCAACAATCCCTTGCCCGTGACTCCTACGGGCAGCCCGCCAGGGCCCGGGAAGCTTTCCAGGAATAAGTACGTGGATTTCTCCCGCACCTCGATGCTGAGCCGCAGTTGCGGTTCTGTCAAATTGACTTTTAACCCTTCCACCTTGGGGAGAATATGGGCGGATACTTCCCTGTTGATCTCCATGGAGTTCAAAGGAAAGGATTTATTTGACCGGCGCGTATCTACTCGGAAGGTGGTGCCGGGGACAGGATTCTGCCTTTGTACCAGCTCCAGACCCGAGGCTTTGATTTGTTCCAGATCGTTTTCCGTTTGAAAGACTGGGCTGATGGAGACGATGCCGAAGACGTCTTGTAATCGGCGGATCGCGGTATTGATTTGGCTCAAGCCGCTGACGAAAATCCGCCCGTAGGTTTTGTGTACCTGCACATTACCCAAATCGGCCAGCCTGGAGCGGATATTGCCCACCAACCGATCTTCAAAAAACCGGCGGTTGTTCCCCTTCAGACTAATCTCACCATAACGGACCATAATTAGTTCTTCCATGTTCCAGTCTCCTCTGCAAAATCATACGAAATGTACCAGTTCCGCTAGGGTTTCTTTAATGATCCTGACGGCCCGGGGGATCTCTTCTTCGGTGTTGAGTCGGCCCAGGCTGATCCGACAGGAGCCAGCGATGGCTTCATCGCTGAAGCCCATAGCCCGCAGCACGTGACTTCCCTGGGCTTTGCGGGAGCTACAGGCTGCTCCGGTGCCGATGTACAATCCCTTGGCTTCCAGATGGTGAAGAAGCATTTCCCCGGGAAATCCCAGAAAGGACACGTTGAGAATATGGGGTACCGAACACTCC
This window encodes:
- the spoIIE gene encoding stage II sporulation protein E is translated as MMLVMIEQSDASTYCMPLSAKAHVSSRPKRLPLGNLLTVLSALFAFDKLPYYILVALLTQVELTSGLHPLGIGFAAACLLLRDPALNLGMMGWLAAGVAFGNMRVLPVYLILYTLFWIFAVVLKANWKDKMGQYAFAVGVTVTMLQGIPPLAGGSPPYVILSVVIHGLLTGVSCLLFVPGVAAIKTRSLPFGVQEFISLLLIGLGALMGIGNLQVFGVALVYVISGLAILTAGYIGGPGAAAVLGTTIGVGLMLPLAGPPLLLASLGFPGTVAGVFRHKARGWMVFGFLVSQLLLYLSLAPTLVGEMGATLLAALLFLIIPQQVLHKLQRFLPVQYQQANVQEVASALQDSFADKLSGMSRVFEELASTFGDDKTPEESRHSQLNRACEYISEKACASCVSYRKCWEENFYQTYWDLVELLASVEHRRNLSTRDLPPRFQKYCLHAHRLTATLREAAERLRINNYWGQRVSESRGIVRRQLAGVSQLIKGVAAQFEIGLCEDLGLQQILKEQFTVHELFPAEVLITDEGGVRRVTIERQRLCHGAQFCSNRIPALMDQVLGESYSVWQRFCSSEGRCRCVFLPERKFNLETVALNVPKDTVSGDEWTKLMLPNGKIALLISDGMGIGPEAAKESQATVSMLERMLENGFDVQFALQTVNSVLLLRSVKETFATIDLALVDMYTGLVDFIKIGSTPSFIVRPDEVEIVRANSLPVGIFPEIEIQSQTRRLEHGDILVMITDGAIDQQSELLESEQWIAELLARIKTDDPGKIARRVLDELRQVVGEQLPDDVTIVVTRITRATPNHQFYNNEEIPLYVRVGQ
- the tilS gene encoding tRNA lysidine(34) synthetase TilS — translated: MLQPQDRVIVAVSGGPDSVVLLHVLLRFRSEYGLTLHVAHLHHCLRPEATEEMEYVRSLAGEWGLPFHYRIVDVARLARENRESVEEAGRRARYTLFRELTEELQAQRVALGHHADDQAETVLINLLRGTGPLGLAGIPPVRGPYIRPLLHCSREEILAYAREHKLTYYEDVTNRQPIYLRNRIRQELLPLLETYNPRIRGTLAQLASITYFEGQVMESLAAKYYRKLKMSSSGGGPKEVSLFVQELLALPLALQRRLVRQAYGEVTGHLRGLTFDHVEQLLQSLGEKLCLDWPQGCRVISDGSLLTLREQTTESVPSALAVFPLPCPGECHLPMGLYLSAKIVDQGPTTFERGSAGFAPLVTYLQTGQGSVDFVEYIDLARCKGPLYVRGRRAGDRVRLLGSPGTRKLKDIFIDAKIPNEVRDLFPLVCDGEGILWVPGFTIADRVKITRNTAQVLQLRLKHQVHG
- a CDS encoding ATP-dependent metallopeptidase FtsH/Yme1/Tma family protein, producing the protein MNRFLRGLSVYLLIAIVAVFMVNMFYSDPTTVREVGYSEFLDYAAAGQIESARVIGSQRVEGKLWDGSVIFAEIPYGTQNLADRLYELGISVSAEPEKDRAWWWSLLPTVFTIVVVVVLWIFLINQMQGSGNKAMSFGKSRARMYSEEKSRVTFDDVAGLDEAKQELMEIVEFLKHPKKFVELGAKIPKGVLLVGPPGTGKTLLARAVAREAGVPFFSISGSDFVEMFVGVGAARVRDLFDNAKKNSPCIVFIDELDAVGRQRGTGLGGGHDEREQTLNQLLVEMDGFESNTGIIVMAATNRPDVLDPALLRPGRFDRRVVADVPDVRGREEILKIHARGKPMGKDVDLRVLAKRTPYFSGADLANLMNEAAILAARKGQRVVTMAECEEAIDRVLMGPEHRKRVLSDKDKLVFAYHEAGHALLAHYLPHADPVYKVTIIGRGRTGGHTATLPVEERYVTTKSELLDELAVLLGGRAAEELAFDGEVSTGAQNDLERVTKLARKMVTEWGMSETLGPLTFGRRDETQVFLGRDLGRDRDYSESVAAQIDREVRTFVEGAHKQATEVLAQHREELDKVVEALLERETLNRHEFELALKYGANIPEEELQKRSAEEKESAPEVTTKATGDSKDDTPVLQRKHSPAVEAE
- the folB gene encoding dihydroneopterin aldolase — its product is MASDRIRLNNMVFYGYHGAFSAEKELGQRVEVDLELVLDLATTGKTDDPELSVNYVDIYTIVKDLVEEGDFNLLEALAESIADAVFDAFGIDEVVVRVRKPQPPVGGLMASVEVEIVRRPAAGF
- a CDS encoding trypsin-like serine protease; amino-acid sequence: MQTRKSSFLVIALVSFLLGGLAFSVLVREPLLAEYGRNDVSHAASEQSADTDRAGIPLWSDTFANIAERVSPAVVYISVEFPREEPQWSIYDQFWFPFFSIPQQNPQRQPRLGTGFIINEEGYILTNQHVVGNKGDNQKITVTLSTPEFKGEIPAELVGSDWTLDLAVLKIEKPKELDKLPTIPLGDSSATRQGDWVIAIGNPYGEVFDHTLTVGVISAKGRSIQIQDSDTNQTRTYRELMQTDASINPGNSGGPLINVWGEVIGINTAIHSTAQGIGFAIPINTAKDVLDMLINEGKVTRAWLGIQVASLTQDIANWLGTDVTEGAVIATVFRNSPADKAGLKVYDVIRRIDDTPITSHDDVVNYIAKKRPGDKVILVIERQGTPMLVTVTLEEAQ
- a CDS encoding biotin--[acetyl-CoA-carboxylase] ligase; its protein translation is MKERLLEYLEAQEGGYVSGAALCDQLGITRSAIWKWVEQLRKDGYKIEAVSSRGYRLVEKPDRLYPWEVGRGLGTEIIGTRFHYEPVLDSTNTKCKKLARDGAPEGLVVLTEEQRAGRGRRGRNWVSPPYLGIYCSVLLRPQIPLQQVAQMSLMTAVALQAEIEGSTIKWPNDLLIGDRKLGGILVEVDAEPDLVKAVIVGFGINVNQEQDQLLLDLQKTATSLRISHQRSFARVALLQRLLLSLERTYKGFLSEGFGPILQRCKAVCSTLKREVVVYKPGGDILQGTALDIAADGALVVQSTTGGLVPVYAGEVSVRTQNQAFLE